The proteins below are encoded in one region of Microbispora sp. NBC_01189:
- a CDS encoding ABC transporter permease, with translation MAQLLAPVLPGRARMRRSAPAAVSAVALVVMVCVCSTLQPGVLTVEGLTLVLSATVPLVIAAQAQMTLMAVGDIDLGIGNFVGLVTVVSATLLVSSPLTGVLVLAGLVAAYAVLGLLIHLRQVPALIATLGASFVWLGLGLFLLPTPGGTTPGWLASFGAWQPAGFPAPLLPIVVVALLVYLLSARSALGVRMRGLGSNPVALRRAGLRPVTSRVAAYATAGVLGVLSGLVLASQTGGGDVSSASSYTLMTVAAVILGGGSFAGGTAVPWGAAVGGVTLGLVSVVLSLLDVRSDMQSAVQGVIVLAVLAGRVVVGKVLR, from the coding sequence ATGGCCCAGCTTCTCGCCCCCGTCCTGCCGGGCCGGGCGCGGATGCGCCGCTCCGCGCCCGCCGCGGTCAGCGCCGTGGCCCTGGTCGTGATGGTCTGCGTCTGCTCGACGCTCCAGCCGGGCGTGCTGACCGTGGAGGGCCTGACCCTGGTCCTGTCCGCGACCGTGCCGCTGGTGATCGCCGCGCAGGCCCAGATGACGCTCATGGCCGTCGGGGACATCGACCTCGGGATCGGCAACTTCGTCGGCCTCGTCACCGTGGTCTCCGCCACCCTGCTGGTCTCGTCGCCCCTGACCGGCGTCCTCGTGCTGGCCGGGCTGGTCGCGGCGTACGCCGTCCTCGGCCTCCTCATCCACCTGCGTCAGGTGCCGGCGCTGATCGCGACCCTCGGCGCGTCGTTCGTCTGGCTCGGCCTCGGCCTGTTCCTGCTGCCCACGCCCGGCGGCACGACCCCGGGGTGGCTGGCGTCCTTCGGCGCGTGGCAGCCCGCGGGCTTCCCCGCTCCGCTGCTGCCCATCGTGGTCGTCGCCCTGCTGGTCTACCTGCTCTCCGCGCGCAGCGCCCTCGGGGTGCGGATGCGCGGCCTCGGCAGCAACCCGGTCGCGCTGCGCCGGGCCGGGCTGCGCCCGGTGACCTCCCGCGTCGCCGCCTACGCCACGGCGGGCGTGCTCGGCGTGCTGTCCGGCCTCGTCCTGGCCTCCCAGACGGGCGGCGGAGACGTGTCGTCGGCCTCCAGCTACACGCTCATGACGGTGGCCGCGGTCATCCTCGGCGGCGGCTCCTTCGCCGGCGGCACCGCGGTGCCGTGGGGCGCGGCCGTCGGCGGGGTGACGCTGGGCCTGGTCAGCGTGGTTCTCAGCCTGCTCGACGTGCGGTCCGACATGCAGTCGGCCGTACAGGGAGTGATCGTCCTGGCCGTGCTCGCCGGCCGCGTCGTCGTGGGGAAGGTGCTGCGATGA
- a CDS encoding ABC transporter substrate-binding protein, with the protein MRPTRRPWRAASAAAISALAVLAAGCGSGGSGDTAGAADGAAGGGAGGAKPFIALSNGFIGNGWRQTMIAKFEAAAQQARSDGLIGKYKVVNAPGDNSATEQVAQIKSLLLQKPDALLIDPASPTALQPVIQQACNSGVKVVVFDSAIDAPCAHVLQNSFVDWATYAAKPLLEGIGGKGSVIVSRGVVGSQPEAEMLDTTKKILGDYPGVKTVATVTGMCDGATAQKAVLGVLSSVPKVDGVIGCGDGYGVAQAFATAGKTVPAVDFETNGRALSYWRDNKIDNGSVAVMSDPGQSVAALWEALDLLDGKDVPKQMTFPIVLIEQKDRDAWASVLKPDEYAAWPWTRELFRQQVEAVKTGGEPVRPPIPSAQG; encoded by the coding sequence ATGCGTCCCACACGCCGGCCCTGGCGCGCCGCCTCGGCCGCGGCGATCTCCGCCCTCGCCGTCCTGGCCGCGGGCTGCGGCTCAGGTGGCTCCGGTGACACCGCCGGCGCCGCGGACGGGGCCGCGGGCGGCGGCGCCGGCGGCGCCAAGCCCTTCATCGCGCTGAGCAACGGCTTCATCGGCAACGGCTGGCGGCAGACGATGATCGCCAAGTTCGAGGCCGCCGCCCAGCAGGCCAGGAGCGACGGGCTGATCGGCAAGTACAAGGTCGTCAACGCGCCGGGCGACAACTCCGCGACCGAGCAGGTCGCCCAGATCAAGAGCCTGCTGCTGCAGAAGCCCGACGCCCTGCTCATCGACCCGGCCTCGCCGACCGCGCTGCAGCCCGTCATCCAGCAGGCCTGCAATTCGGGCGTCAAGGTCGTGGTCTTCGACTCGGCCATCGACGCGCCCTGCGCGCACGTGCTGCAGAACAGCTTCGTCGACTGGGCGACGTACGCCGCGAAGCCCCTCCTGGAGGGCATCGGCGGCAAGGGCTCGGTCATCGTGAGCCGCGGCGTCGTCGGCTCCCAGCCCGAGGCCGAGATGCTCGACACCACCAAGAAGATCCTCGGGGACTACCCCGGAGTGAAGACCGTGGCGACGGTGACCGGCATGTGCGACGGCGCCACCGCGCAGAAGGCGGTGCTCGGCGTGCTGTCCAGCGTGCCGAAGGTCGACGGCGTCATCGGCTGCGGCGACGGCTACGGCGTCGCCCAGGCGTTCGCCACGGCCGGCAAGACCGTGCCCGCCGTGGACTTCGAGACCAACGGCCGCGCGCTGAGCTACTGGCGGGACAACAAGATCGACAATGGCTCGGTCGCGGTCATGTCCGACCCCGGCCAGTCGGTCGCCGCCCTCTGGGAGGCACTCGACCTGCTCGACGGCAAGGACGTGCCCAAGCAGATGACCTTCCCGATCGTCCTGATCGAGCAGAAGGACCGCGACGCCTGGGCCTCGGTGCTCAAGCCCGACGAGTACGCCGCCTGGCCGTGGACCCGCGAGCTGTTCCGGCAGCAGGTCGAGGCCGTCAAGACCGGTGGCGAGCCGGTGCGGCCGCCGATCCCGTCCGCGCAGGGCTGA
- a CDS encoding Lrp/AsnC family transcriptional regulator produces the protein MTTPPKSRAAAAKGGPVVLDEISKQIIEQLQTDGRKPYAAIGKAVGLSEAAVRQRVQRLLDLGVMQIVAVTDPLTLGFPRQAMIGIKCEGDLERVADELSQIPEIDYVVLTAGSVDIMVEVVCEGDTHLLEILGKIRAISSVRATETFVYLKLHKQTYSWGTR, from the coding sequence ATGACGACTCCGCCTAAGTCCCGCGCGGCTGCCGCGAAGGGCGGGCCGGTGGTGCTCGACGAGATCTCCAAGCAGATCATCGAGCAGCTCCAGACGGACGGGCGCAAGCCGTACGCCGCGATCGGCAAGGCCGTGGGCCTGTCGGAGGCCGCGGTGCGCCAGCGGGTGCAGCGGCTGCTGGACCTCGGCGTCATGCAGATCGTCGCCGTGACCGACCCGCTGACCCTGGGCTTCCCGCGCCAGGCGATGATCGGCATCAAGTGCGAGGGCGACCTGGAGCGGGTCGCCGACGAGCTGTCGCAGATCCCCGAGATCGACTACGTCGTGCTCACGGCCGGCTCGGTGGACATCATGGTCGAGGTGGTCTGCGAGGGCGACACCCACCTGCTGGAGATCCTCGGCAAGATCCGGGCCATCTCCAGCGTCCGCGCCACCGAGACGTTCGTCTACCTCAAGCTGCACAAGCAGACCTACTCCTGGGGCACGCGCTGA
- a CDS encoding PucR family transcriptional regulator produces the protein MDTHTTVEDLLRSPALQLRVVAGERGLGRSVSWAHVSELEDPTPWLLGAEVIMTTGIGVPRAGAAQRAYLERLDDAGVAALALSAGLHVPPLRRAFLDAAEERGFPVLEVPLAVPFIAIAQEVAAAVQEDARQRLGAQLQVFGALRWLASEGLDTAGLFQRLERLSGYAIHLSTPQGRPLLPGVPAPPPGVRLPASADAPPTIPGGFALPVPAPGGPAGWLVAFERQGARPAGLAVVQHIATVAALRLAMVRSQRETLRRQGAETLAELLQDVLDPETARRRLALMGLPPGGPGGPGGEVVLLVVRDAEDDAVVGALGEHPHLMLRRHRDLYVLTPAPVITGDAGDGDAGTALREIPGIAAGVSRPLPPGSSLRVAQREALWAASRAAESGRPLVTYGEDTTGRWLPDDVGVLTALVEHVLGDALRYDAEHGSDLVASVRTWMERDRRVDDAARALHIHPNTLAYRLRRFGALTGRDLSATGDFAEVWLAVRAASQLGGL, from the coding sequence GTGGACACGCACACCACGGTGGAGGACCTGCTGCGCTCCCCCGCGCTGCAACTGAGGGTCGTGGCCGGTGAGCGCGGCCTCGGCAGGTCGGTCTCCTGGGCCCACGTGAGCGAACTGGAGGACCCGACCCCCTGGCTGCTCGGGGCCGAGGTCATCATGACGACCGGCATCGGCGTGCCGCGCGCCGGCGCCGCGCAGCGCGCGTACCTGGAGCGGCTGGACGACGCGGGGGTGGCCGCGCTCGCGCTCAGCGCGGGCCTGCACGTCCCGCCGCTCCGCCGGGCCTTCCTCGACGCCGCGGAGGAGCGCGGGTTCCCGGTGCTGGAGGTGCCGCTGGCCGTGCCGTTCATCGCGATCGCGCAGGAGGTCGCGGCGGCCGTGCAGGAGGATGCCCGGCAGCGGCTGGGAGCCCAGCTCCAGGTGTTCGGCGCGCTGCGCTGGCTCGCCTCGGAGGGGCTGGACACGGCGGGGCTGTTCCAGCGGCTCGAACGGCTGTCGGGGTACGCCATCCACCTGAGCACCCCGCAGGGGCGTCCGCTGCTGCCCGGCGTGCCCGCGCCCCCTCCCGGCGTACGGCTGCCCGCCTCGGCGGACGCGCCGCCGACCATCCCCGGCGGTTTCGCGCTCCCGGTCCCCGCGCCCGGCGGCCCGGCGGGGTGGCTGGTGGCCTTCGAACGGCAGGGCGCCCGCCCGGCCGGGCTGGCCGTGGTGCAGCACATCGCGACCGTCGCCGCACTGCGGCTCGCGATGGTGCGCAGCCAGCGCGAGACGCTGCGGCGGCAGGGCGCGGAGACGCTGGCCGAACTGCTGCAGGACGTGCTCGACCCGGAGACCGCCCGGCGCAGGCTCGCCCTCATGGGCCTCCCGCCGGGCGGCCCGGGCGGCCCGGGCGGCGAGGTCGTGCTGCTCGTGGTGCGCGACGCCGAGGACGACGCCGTCGTCGGCGCCCTCGGCGAGCATCCCCACCTCATGCTCCGCCGTCACCGCGACCTGTACGTGCTGACGCCGGCCCCCGTGATCACCGGCGACGCGGGTGACGGGGACGCGGGGACGGCGCTGCGGGAGATCCCGGGGATCGCGGCGGGCGTCAGCCGCCCGCTCCCGCCCGGGTCGTCGCTGCGGGTCGCCCAGCGCGAGGCGCTGTGGGCGGCCTCCCGCGCCGCCGAGTCGGGCCGGCCGCTGGTGACGTACGGCGAGGACACCACGGGCCGGTGGCTCCCGGACGACGTGGGTGTGCTGACCGCGCTGGTCGAGCACGTGCTCGGCGACGCCCTGCGGTACGACGCCGAGCACGGTTCCGATCTGGTCGCGTCGGTGCGGACCTGGATGGAGCGCGACCGCCGCGTCGACGACGCCGCGCGGGCCCTGCACATCCACCCCAACACGCTGGCGTACCGGCTGCGCCGGTTCGGGGCGCTGACCGGCCGCGACCTGTCGGCGACCGGCGACTTCGCGGAGGTGTGGCTGGCCGTCCGCGCCGCCTCCCAGCTCGGCGGCCTGTAG
- a CDS encoding gamma-aminobutyraldehyde dehydrogenase, which yields MTTRLQNFVNGKFVDAASGRFSDVVDPTTGEVYAQAPVSGQEDVDAAYAAATAAFETWGQTTPGERATLLLKVADAIEARAGEINEAECRNTGKPRARMAEDETPIAADHFRFFAGAARTLEGPTSGEFMADHTSVIRHEPIGVIGQVTPWNYPMMMAVWKIAPALAAGNTIVLKPSDTTPASTLKLAEILGDVLPAGVFNVVTGDRETGALVVGHPAASMVAITGSVGAGMAVAKTAADDVKRVHLELGGKAPVVVFDDVKDIRAVAEGIAGAALYNAGQDCTAACRVLVHESIHDEFAAALTEAAAATRLGGLDDEDAYFGPLNNAGQLARVESFFERLPEHAKVLTGGARVGDRGYFFAPTVVDGLRQDDEMVQDEIFGPVVTIQTFTDEADALAKANGVRYGLSGSVWTSDHGRAMRMSKRLDFGVVWVNTHIPFVSEMPHGGFKHSGYGKDLSVFGLHDYTRVKHVMHYIGE from the coding sequence GTGACCACCCGTCTCCAGAACTTCGTGAACGGGAAGTTCGTCGACGCCGCGAGCGGCCGTTTCTCCGACGTCGTAGACCCTACGACGGGGGAGGTCTACGCCCAGGCACCGGTGTCGGGCCAGGAGGACGTCGACGCCGCGTACGCCGCCGCGACGGCCGCCTTCGAGACGTGGGGCCAGACGACGCCGGGTGAGCGCGCGACGCTGCTGCTGAAGGTCGCCGACGCGATCGAGGCCCGGGCCGGCGAGATCAACGAGGCCGAGTGCCGCAACACCGGCAAGCCCCGGGCGCGCATGGCCGAGGACGAGACCCCGATCGCCGCGGACCACTTCCGCTTCTTCGCCGGCGCGGCCCGCACCCTGGAGGGCCCGACCTCCGGCGAGTTCATGGCCGACCACACCTCGGTGATCCGGCACGAGCCGATCGGCGTCATCGGCCAGGTCACGCCGTGGAACTACCCGATGATGATGGCCGTGTGGAAGATCGCCCCCGCGCTCGCGGCCGGCAACACGATCGTGCTCAAGCCGTCCGACACCACCCCGGCCTCCACGCTGAAGCTGGCCGAGATCCTCGGCGACGTTCTGCCGGCCGGTGTCTTCAACGTCGTCACCGGCGACCGGGAGACCGGCGCGCTGGTGGTCGGCCATCCGGCCGCGAGCATGGTCGCGATCACCGGCTCGGTGGGCGCGGGCATGGCGGTCGCGAAGACCGCCGCCGACGACGTCAAGCGGGTCCACCTGGAGCTGGGCGGCAAGGCCCCGGTCGTGGTGTTCGACGACGTCAAGGACATCAGGGCCGTAGCCGAGGGGATCGCCGGGGCGGCCCTCTACAACGCCGGCCAGGACTGCACCGCCGCCTGCCGGGTGCTGGTGCACGAGAGCATCCACGACGAGTTCGCCGCGGCGCTGACCGAGGCCGCCGCCGCCACCAGGCTGGGCGGGCTCGATGACGAGGACGCCTACTTCGGCCCGCTGAACAACGCCGGCCAGCTCGCCCGGGTCGAGTCGTTCTTCGAGCGGCTTCCCGAGCACGCCAAGGTCCTCACCGGCGGCGCCCGCGTCGGCGACAGGGGCTACTTCTTCGCCCCGACGGTGGTCGACGGGTTGCGGCAGGACGACGAGATGGTGCAGGACGAGATCTTCGGCCCGGTCGTCACCATCCAGACGTTCACCGACGAGGCCGACGCGCTGGCCAAGGCGAACGGCGTCCGCTACGGCCTGTCCGGCTCCGTCTGGACCTCCGACCACGGGCGGGCGATGCGGATGTCCAAGCGCCTCGACTTCGGCGTGGTCTGGGTCAACACCCACATCCCGTTCGTGTCCGAGATGCCGCACGGCGGCTTCAAGCACTCGGGCTACGGCAAGGACCTGTCCGTCTTCGGGCTGCACGACTACACCCGCGTCAAGCACGTGATGCACTACATCGGCGAATAG
- a CDS encoding GntR family transcriptional regulator has product MTLTYPPLDRDGAEPLWMQLMRALRAEIESGERGPDRPLPSEAELSDLFGVSRTVVREALRELVQQRLIYKVKGKGAFVAPRKTELRFVGSMSGSADDLRESGRRVTTQTIRQALGEADEREAALLRIPQGEQVVRLRRLRRVDGEPWLLVETALPARLVPGLERVVLENQSLYDTLRRRYGIEPAAADRWIEAVFPDREDAALLEVSTSTPLLGIESVAWLEDTTRFEAYRALHRSDQTRFYVGIR; this is encoded by the coding sequence GTGACCCTGACCTATCCGCCCCTTGACCGCGACGGGGCGGAACCGCTGTGGATGCAGCTCATGCGGGCGTTGCGCGCGGAGATCGAGAGCGGCGAGCGCGGCCCCGATCGGCCTCTGCCGTCGGAGGCCGAGCTGAGCGACCTGTTCGGCGTCTCCCGCACGGTGGTCAGGGAGGCGCTGCGCGAGCTGGTGCAGCAGCGCCTGATCTACAAGGTGAAGGGCAAGGGGGCCTTCGTCGCCCCGCGCAAGACCGAGCTGAGGTTCGTCGGGTCGATGTCCGGATCCGCCGACGACCTGCGGGAGTCAGGGCGCCGGGTGACCACCCAGACCATCCGCCAGGCGCTCGGCGAGGCCGACGAGAGGGAGGCCGCGCTGCTGCGGATCCCGCAGGGGGAGCAGGTCGTACGGCTGCGCAGGCTCCGCCGCGTCGACGGTGAGCCGTGGCTGCTCGTCGAGACCGCCCTGCCCGCCCGGCTCGTCCCCGGCCTGGAGCGGGTCGTCCTGGAGAACCAGTCGCTCTACGACACGCTACGCCGCCGGTACGGCATCGAGCCCGCGGCGGCCGACCGCTGGATCGAGGCGGTCTTCCCGGACCGGGAGGACGCGGCGCTCCTGGAGGTGTCCACCTCGACGCCGCTCCTCGGCATCGAGTCGGTCGCGTGGCTGGAGGACACCACCAGGTTCGAGGCCTATCGCGCCCTCCACCGCAGCGACCAGACCCGCTTCTACGTCGGCATCCGCTGA
- a CDS encoding sugar ABC transporter ATP-binding protein, translating to MHVDNLPAGGAAPPGTDTGPAGRPPVVAAMGVTKAYGRTRALTGVDLEVRAGEVLGLVGHNGAGKSTLMRVLAGLEPCDAGTVLVHGAKASAGDFRTVRMAYQETSLCPDLTVAENMWVSSRHCLPRLRWRRAASDAVRHRLDEMFPGHGVSPRDRVEDLSLSRRQMVEIARACLVDRLDLLILDEPTESLGPDAARSLYAYVRRLTEAGTAVLLISHRIREVLSVADRVAVLRDGAVTAERPASGLSESAVLGLMGAHVAAPPTSGAPATAGTTAGTTARETVAELLGATGPGLREVTLRVGGGEVVGLAGLAGQGQQEVLERLWRPVRRDTTVGVSRAYVPGDRQRSGVLPLWSVGDNLIVTALRGIARRGMRRPAEERAVVADWVKRLSIRGGAEAGITELSGGNQQKVIVARAFASPAGLVLLDDPFRGVDVHTKTDLYGLIRQEAAKGRSVVWYSSENAEMAHCDRVYVFRAGRVVAELTGEEISEERIIGVSFAEKGEDD from the coding sequence ATGCACGTCGACAATCTCCCGGCCGGCGGCGCCGCGCCGCCGGGCACGGACACGGGACCGGCCGGCCGGCCGCCCGTCGTCGCCGCCATGGGCGTGACCAAGGCGTACGGGCGTACCCGGGCCCTGACGGGCGTGGACCTGGAGGTCCGCGCGGGTGAGGTGCTCGGGCTGGTCGGACACAACGGCGCCGGCAAGAGCACCCTCATGCGGGTCCTCGCCGGGCTGGAGCCCTGCGACGCCGGCACGGTCCTCGTCCACGGCGCGAAGGCGTCCGCCGGAGACTTCCGCACGGTGCGGATGGCCTACCAGGAGACGTCGCTGTGCCCCGATCTCACCGTGGCGGAGAACATGTGGGTGTCCTCGCGGCACTGCCTGCCCCGCCTGCGGTGGCGGCGGGCCGCGAGCGACGCCGTGCGCCACCGCCTCGACGAGATGTTCCCCGGTCACGGCGTCTCCCCGCGCGACCGGGTGGAGGACCTCTCGCTCTCCCGCCGCCAGATGGTGGAGATCGCCCGTGCCTGCCTGGTGGACCGGCTCGACCTGCTGATCCTCGACGAGCCCACCGAGTCGCTCGGCCCGGACGCCGCCCGCTCGCTCTACGCCTACGTGCGGCGGCTGACCGAGGCGGGGACGGCCGTGCTGCTCATCTCGCACCGCATCCGGGAGGTCCTCTCGGTGGCCGACCGCGTCGCCGTCCTGCGCGACGGCGCGGTCACCGCCGAACGGCCCGCCTCCGGACTGAGCGAATCGGCCGTCCTCGGGCTGATGGGCGCGCACGTCGCCGCTCCGCCGACGTCCGGCGCGCCGGCCACCGCCGGGACCACCGCCGGGACCACCGCCCGCGAGACGGTGGCCGAACTGCTCGGAGCCACCGGCCCCGGCCTGCGGGAGGTCACCCTGCGGGTCGGCGGGGGCGAGGTCGTGGGCCTCGCCGGGCTGGCCGGTCAGGGCCAGCAGGAGGTGCTCGAACGGCTGTGGCGGCCCGTCCGGCGCGACACCACCGTCGGCGTGAGCCGGGCGTACGTGCCCGGCGACCGGCAGCGCTCGGGGGTGCTGCCCCTGTGGAGCGTGGGCGACAACCTGATCGTGACCGCACTGCGCGGGATCGCCCGGCGCGGCATGCGCCGCCCGGCGGAGGAGCGCGCCGTAGTCGCCGACTGGGTGAAGCGCCTCTCGATCAGGGGCGGCGCGGAGGCCGGGATCACCGAGCTGAGCGGCGGCAACCAGCAGAAGGTCATCGTCGCCCGGGCGTTCGCCTCTCCCGCCGGGCTCGTGCTGCTCGACGACCCGTTCCGGGGCGTGGACGTGCACACCAAGACCGACCTGTACGGACTGATCCGGCAGGAGGCGGCCAAGGGCCGCAGCGTCGTCTGGTACTCCAGCGAGAACGCCGAGATGGCCCACTGCGACCGGGTCTACGTCTTCCGCGCCGGCCGGGTGGTGGCCGAGCTCACCGGCGAGGAGATCTCCGAGGAACGCATCATCGGCGTCTCCTTCGCCGAGAAGGGAGAAGACGACTGA
- a CDS encoding cyclase family protein, translating into MIVDLSQPVVSGMPVYPGDPEVEITPALTVAEEGVNVLRLHLGSQSGTHVDAPCHIDDALPALDDLPLERFLGPAAVLDARGLPPRAPITPAMLGPVSGRLGPGAVLLVATGWDAHWGTPGYLAHPYLEAETARLIVDAGVRTVGVDALSVDPTPAPADLPAHRVLCGAHGVIAENLRNLGPLLEAQAAGRAVEVSLLPLRLHAADGSPVRAVAVTT; encoded by the coding sequence ATGATCGTCGACCTGTCACAGCCCGTCGTGAGCGGCATGCCGGTCTACCCCGGAGATCCGGAGGTGGAGATCACGCCCGCTCTCACGGTGGCGGAGGAGGGCGTGAACGTCCTCCGCCTGCACCTCGGGTCGCAGTCCGGCACCCACGTGGACGCGCCGTGCCACATCGACGACGCGCTGCCGGCGCTCGACGACCTGCCGCTGGAGCGGTTCCTCGGCCCGGCGGCGGTCCTCGACGCCCGGGGGCTGCCGCCGCGGGCGCCGATCACCCCCGCGATGCTCGGCCCGGTCTCCGGGCGGCTGGGGCCGGGGGCCGTCCTGCTGGTCGCCACCGGCTGGGACGCCCACTGGGGCACGCCGGGCTATCTGGCCCACCCGTACCTGGAGGCGGAGACCGCCCGCCTGATCGTCGACGCGGGCGTGCGGACCGTCGGCGTCGACGCCCTCAGCGTCGACCCGACTCCCGCTCCCGCCGACCTGCCCGCGCACCGGGTGCTCTGCGGGGCGCACGGCGTCATCGCCGAGAACCTGCGCAACCTCGGCCCGCTCCTGGAGGCCCAGGCCGCCGGGCGCGCCGTCGAGGTCTCCCTGCTGCCGTTGCGGCTCCACGCCGCCGACGGGTCTCCCGTACGCGCCGTCGCCGTCACGACCTAG